The following coding sequences lie in one Myxococcales bacterium genomic window:
- a CDS encoding alpha/beta hydrolase, giving the protein MGLAGFIARTCFGWQRSLIFPRHLAREKGDDQGINPLAERWWLSTEEGDVEAWFIPSMTQLPGPRGAVIFTHGNAERIEQWPERLQCYLDRGMSVLLPEYRGYGQSCGTPSEEKIVGDMLRFWDRLIAQPGIDPARVVLHGRSLGGGIACAMARKRAPAAMVLQSTFTSICAVAKKYGAPRSLILDPFDNLACVAALDRPVLIVHGTRDRLIPVSHAHRLYQVARRGKLLLYDGDHNSCPPNWEEYAVELEIFLRECHVL; this is encoded by the coding sequence GTGGGCCTCGCCGGGTTTATTGCGCGCACGTGCTTCGGTTGGCAGCGCAGCCTAATATTTCCGCGACACCTCGCGCGTGAGAAAGGAGACGATCAAGGAATAAACCCCTTGGCGGAGCGCTGGTGGTTATCGACCGAAGAGGGAGATGTTGAAGCGTGGTTTATCCCGTCGATGACGCAGCTCCCGGGCCCCAGGGGCGCTGTGATTTTTACCCATGGCAATGCCGAGCGCATTGAGCAATGGCCCGAGCGATTACAGTGTTACTTAGATCGGGGCATGAGCGTGCTTCTGCCGGAGTACCGAGGCTACGGTCAGTCTTGCGGTACGCCGTCAGAAGAGAAGATCGTAGGCGACATGCTTAGGTTTTGGGATCGACTGATTGCACAGCCGGGAATAGACCCTGCGCGCGTGGTGCTCCACGGGCGTTCGTTGGGTGGGGGCATCGCTTGCGCAATGGCCAGAAAACGCGCGCCAGCCGCCATGGTCCTGCAGTCCACATTCACCTCCATCTGTGCCGTGGCGAAAAAATACGGCGCGCCTCGATCGCTGATTCTTGATCCGTTTGACAATCTAGCGTGTGTGGCGGCCCTGGATCGACCGGTCCTTATCGTACACGGCACACGCGACCGTCTGATTCCGGTCTCTCACGCGCACCGCCTCTACCAGGTCGCCCGACGCGGGAAGTTGTTGCTCTATGATGGAGACCACAACAGTTGTCCCCCCAACTGGGAAGAATATGCCGTCGAGCTAGAGATATTCTTAAGAGAGTGTCATGTTTTATAG